Proteins encoded together in one Impatiens glandulifera chromosome 1, dImpGla2.1, whole genome shotgun sequence window:
- the LOC124918965 gene encoding uncharacterized protein LOC124918965, with product MHQKKSEVQIGKESSGVSSDFNPTPPLLSPSSIHHKQQQQQQQQTHSNLHFGFLDSFKSSDFTPSLTYPHLTNPPSDGIGKLQILITHNDPIIQSPSSTPTHKTTPHKRPLVSQITPNPSSFSSISIPNSKTLQRYHPLSTTTQPSMKNHCSFNFLIPSAATTSAAAIRFLRRLHHLRRLRVHLRLILLLALPFFYFLVSQPSHSFTLDFLSAFAFSSALLFSLNLAVPRLPSIRLFLSRSFPIKLSSNTKVSRPPLPVFWSIGSKPKLEKRLNSGNWVQAYSNGDVYEGEFHKGKSSGSGIYYYYMSGRYEGEWIDGKYDGYGVETWTRGSRYRGQYRQGLRHGFGVYRFYTGDVYAGEWANGQSHGCGIHTCEDGSRYVGEFKSGVKHGLGHYHFRNGDVYAGEYFADKMHGFGVYRFANGHCYEGAWHEGRRQGLGMYSFLNGETQSGHWNNGLLDVPSTQNTTYPLSPVAVYHSKVLNAIQEARRAAQKAYDVAKVDERVNRAVSIANRTANGSRVAAVKAIQKQMQYDNNKRDLTNP from the exons ATGCATCAGAAGAAATCTGAAGTTCAGATCGGAAAAGAAAGCAGCGGCGTCTCTTCCGATTTCAACCCAACACCTCCCCTTCTTTCCCCTTCATCAATCCAccacaaacaacaacaacaacaacaacaacaaactcACAGTAATCTGCATTTTGGGTTCCTCGATTCGTTCAAATCTTCCGATTTTACTCCATCCCTGACATACCCACATCTTACAAACCCACCATCTGATGGAATTGGAAAGTTACAGATTCTCATCACCCATAACGACCCAATTATCCAATCTCCATCTTCAACACCAACCCATAAAACCACCCCTCACAAAAGACCTCTCGTTTCTCAAATAACTCCTAACCcatcttcattttcttcaatttctattCCCAATTCCAAGACCCTTCAACGATACCACCCATTATCAACCACAACACAACCCTCCATGAAGAACCACTGTTCTTTCAACTTTCTCATACCCTCTGCCGCCACCACCTCCGCCGCCGCCATCCGTTTCCTCCGCCGTCTCCACCATCTCCGTCGTCTTCGCGTCCATCTCCGCCTCATTCTATTACTCGCCCTTCCTTTCTTCTACTTCCTTGTTTCTCAACCAAGTCACTCCTTCACGCTTGATTTCCTCTCCGCTTTCGCATTCTCATCAGCCCTTTTATTCTCTCTCAATCTTGCTGTTCCTCGACTACCATCAATTCGTTTATTCCTCTCCCGTTCTTTCCCAATCAAGCTTTCTTCAAACACCAAAGTATCCAGACCTCCCTTACCTGTGTTTTGGTCGATTGGATCAAAGCCCAAACTGGAGAAGCGGTTGAATTCAGGAAATTGGGTGCAGGCTTACAGCAATGGTGATGTATATGAAGGTGAGTTCCATAAAGGTAAGTCTTCTGGAAGTGGGATTTACTATTACTACATGAGTGGGAGATATGAAGGGGAATGGATTGATGGTAAGTATGACGGTTATGGTGTTGAGACATGGACAAGAGGAAGCCGTTATAGAGGCCAATACAGGCAGGGTCTCAGGCATGGATTTGGTGTTTATAGATTCTATACTGGTGATGTTTATGCTGGGGAATGGGCAAATGGGCAAAGTCATGGCTGTGGAATTCATACTTGTGAAGATGGTAGTAGGTATGTTGGAGAATTCAAGTCGGGAGTCAAACATGGCCTTGGCCATTACCATTTCAG AAATGGAGATGTGTACGCTGGGGAATACTTTGCGGACAAGATGCATGGTTTTGGTGTATACCGTTTTGCAAATGGTCATTGTTACGAAGGAGCCTGGCATGAAGGGCGAAGACAAGGTCTTGGAATGTATAGTTTCCTAAACGGAGAGACCCAATCCGGACATTGGAACAATGGACTCCTCGACGTTCCAAGTACACAAAACACAACATATCCCCTCTCTCCTGTTGCCGTGTATCATTCCAAAGTGCTCAACGCAATTCAG GAAGCAAGACGTGCAGCACAGAAAGCATACGATGTGGCTAAAGTTGACGAAAGGGTGAATCGAGCAGTTTCAATTGCTAATAGAACAGCTAACGGATCTAGGGTGGCAGCAGTTAAGGCCATCCAGAAACAAATGCAATACGATAATAACAAAAGAGACTTAACCAACCCTTGA
- the LOC124918967 gene encoding 60S ribosomal protein L37a-1 isoform X2, which produces MTKRTKKAGIVGKYGTRYGASLRKQIKKMEVSQHSKYFCEFCGKFAVKRKAVGIWGCKDCGKVKAGGAYTLNTASAVTVRSTIRRLREQTEN; this is translated from the exons ATG ACAAAGAGAACCAAGAAGGCAGGAATTGTTGGGAAATATG GTACCCGTTATGGTGCCAGTCTGAGAAAGCAGATTAAGAAGATGGAAGTCAGTCAGCACAGCAAGTATTTCTGTGAATTCTGTGGAAAG TTTGCTGTCAAGAGGAAGGCTGTTGGAATCTGGGGATGTAAAGACTGTGGCAAAGTGAAAGCTGGAGGAGCTTACACTTTGAA CACTGCAAGTGCCGTGACTGTCAGGAGTACCATTCGAAGGTTGAGGGAGCAGACAGAGAACTGA
- the LOC124918967 gene encoding 60S ribosomal protein L37a-1 isoform X1 — translation MQTKRTKKAGIVGKYGTRYGASLRKQIKKMEVSQHSKYFCEFCGKFAVKRKAVGIWGCKDCGKVKAGGAYTLNTASAVTVRSTIRRLREQTEN, via the exons ATGCAGACAAAGAGAACCAAGAAGGCAGGAATTGTTGGGAAATATG GTACCCGTTATGGTGCCAGTCTGAGAAAGCAGATTAAGAAGATGGAAGTCAGTCAGCACAGCAAGTATTTCTGTGAATTCTGTGGAAAG TTTGCTGTCAAGAGGAAGGCTGTTGGAATCTGGGGATGTAAAGACTGTGGCAAAGTGAAAGCTGGAGGAGCTTACACTTTGAA CACTGCAAGTGCCGTGACTGTCAGGAGTACCATTCGAAGGTTGAGGGAGCAGACAGAGAACTGA
- the LOC124921682 gene encoding metacaspase-1-like: MYMLVNCSNCRTPLQLPPGATSIRCVICQAVTQIADPRNAPPPPSSASPSQLSGYNGPPPAPSPYNHAPPGPPPSPHGRKKAVIVGISYKFSRHELKGCINDAKCMKYLLMNRFQFPESSILMLTEEETDPYRIPTIQNMRMALFWLVQGCQPGDSLLFHYSGHGSRQRNYNGDEVDGYDETLCPLDFETQGMLVDDEINATIVRPLPRGVKLHSIIDACHSGTVLDLPFLCRMSRSGHYIWEDHRPRSGIWKGTNGGEAISFSGCDDDQTSADTAALSKITSTGAMTFCFIQAIERGHGTTYGSILTSMRSAIRSVGSGGGGGGIAGGGAVTSLLSMLMTGGNVGLGGGGLQQEPQLTACESFDAYSKPFSL, from the exons ATGTACATGCTTGTCAACTGTTCAAACTGCCGTACGCCCTTGCAGTTACCGCCTGGAGCTACATCGATCCGATGTGTAATTTGCCAGGCCGTTACTCAGATCGCCGATCCTCGTAATGCGCCTCCTCCACCGTCGTCAGCTTCTCCATCTCAATTATCTGGTTACAACGGACCTCCGCCGGCACCTTCACCTTACAATCACGCGCCTCCGGGACCGCCTCCTTCTCCGCACGGGAGGAAGAAGGCGGTTATCGTTGGTATATCGTATAAATTCTCGAGACACGAACTCAAAGGATGCATCAATGACGCGAAGTGTATGAAATATCTGTTGATGAATAGATTTCAGTTTCCAGAATCTTCTATTCTTATGCTCACAG AAGAAGAAACTGACCCTTACAGAATTCCAACCATACAAAACATGCGGATGGCATTGTTTTGGCTAGTCCAGGGCTGTCAACCTGGGGATTCCTTGCTATTTCACTATTCTGGTCATGGCTCTCGGCAGAGAAACTATAATGGGGATGAAGTGGATGGATATGATGAGACTTTATGTCCTCTAGACTTTGAAACACAGGGTATGCTGGTTGATGATGAAATCAATGCAACAATAGTCAGACCTCTTCCTCGTGGAGTTAAGCTTCATTCAATTATAGATGCTTGCCATAGTGGTACTGTACTGGATCTACCATTTCTATGCAGAATGAGCAG GAGCGGGCATTATATATGGGAAGATCATCGGCCACGTTCTGGAATTTGGAAAGGAACAAATGGTGGTGAAGCCATTTCCTTTAGCGGTTGTGACGATGATCAAACATCTGCAGATACAGCA GCACTATCGAAAATCACTTCAACAGGGGCCATGACTTTCTGCTTTATACAAGCCATTGAACGCGGTCATGGGACAACATATGGTAGCATACTAACTTCTATGCGTTCCGCCATTAGAAGCGTCGGAAGCGGTGGTGGCGGAGGAGGAATAGCCGGAGGAGGTGCCGTCACTTCTCTTCTCAGTATGCTTATGACTGGTGGAAATGTCGGCCTTGGAGGTGGTGGCCTCCAACAG GAACCGCAATTAACAGCTTGTGAATCGTTTGACGCCTACTCAAAGCCTTTCTCCCTTTGa